The genomic region CGGAAATCGAAGGGCCGCGCTAGTCGGGACTCAAAGTAACCACCAACCGCTGACTCTTGCATCCCAATCACGACACCGAGCCACACCAGCGAGGCCAATGCAAACCACCGCCAGCTGACGTTGGATTTTTGTAGGTGGTGTTCCGTTGGGTGCAACAGGCTCATCGACTCCCTCACTCAACCGTCTCATCGGCAGTAGGGCCGCATGACTGAAGTCGGGCTGAAGCCGGATCGAAGCCGGACCGAGGTCTTGGCCTACCGACTCCCGCCGCGCACCGTCGCCATCTCACGAGAGATATTGCATTGCGGCATTTTTTTATTTTAAAAACCAACCAACCCAAAGAGCGGCAACAGCAGCCTGTGATCACCCAGCCAGTTGGCAAAATGTAAATGAGGCAACAAAACGTCCTTGGGCTGATGGCCCACAGGCATCCCTACTAAATTGAGCATCTGCAAATCGTTGGCGCCGTCACCCACTGCAGCGACATCCGCGAGATTCACGCCGAGACGGCGGCAAGTCGCAGCGACAAAATCCCGCTTGCCACGGGCATCAACGATGGGTCCATCCAAGGCACCCGTTAAGCAGCCGCCGTGCACTGCGAACCGATTGGCATGAAACCCATCAAATCCAACTTGATTGGCTATAGGGCCTGCTAGCTCCACAAACCCACCTGAAACCATAAAACAGGGGATCCCGGCGGCCCGGCACCCAGCGACCAGCGTCTTGATACCCGGCATCAAGGTTAGACGCCCGGCCAGAACTGATAGCGCCGCGGCATCTAGGCCCTTAAG from Deltaproteobacteria bacterium harbors:
- the serB gene encoding phosphoserine phosphatase SerB yields the protein MSQVECLRVVSTSPAPTAVSELVTLHPLTLPAEGGGALAICAAELAHVPVSDADPIRHLCAELMAERHTIGYGLRPSVRAVFFDMDATVIREESLVALAAFAGVEKEVHEITERAMAGSLDFATALRERVVLLKGLDAAALSVLAGRLTLMPGIKTLVAGCRAAGIPCFMVSGGFVELAGPIANQVGFDGFHANRFAVHGGCLTGALDGPIVDARGKRDFVAATCRRLGVNLADVAAVGDGANDLQMLNLVGMPVGHQPKDVLLPHLHFANWLGDHRLLLPLFGLVGF